A window from Rhinolophus sinicus isolate RSC01 linkage group LG01, ASM3656204v1, whole genome shotgun sequence encodes these proteins:
- the LRRC3 gene encoding leucine-rich repeat-containing protein 3, which produces MGPMGKQSPSSLPVPTGGSCLLLLFCLRLGTSCPQSCQCPDHAGAVAVHCSARDLQEIPQDIPANAVLLKLDANRIARVPNGAFQHLSQLRELDLSRNAIETIGPAAFAGLAAGLRLLDLSHNRIRRIPKDALGQLSAKVRLAHNPLHCECALQEALWELKLDPDSVDEIACHSSEQEEYVGKPLIQALDAGVSFCSVQHKTTDVAMLVTMFGWFTMVIAYVVYYVRQNQEDARRHLEYLKSLPSTPAAKDPLSPAP; this is translated from the coding sequence ATGGGCCCCATGGGCAAACAGAGCCCCTCATCCCTGCCAGTCCCCACGGGCGggtcctgcctcctcctcctcttctgcctgCGCCTGGGCACCTCCTGCCCACAGAGCTGCCAGTGTCCTGACCACGCCGGTGCCGTGGCCGTTCACTGCAGTGCGAGGGACCTGCAAGAGATTCCCCAGGACATTCCTGCCAACGCTGTGCTCCTAAAGCTCGATGCCAACAGAATCGCCCGCGTCCCCAACGGAGCCTTCCAGCACCTGAGCCAGCTGCGAGAGCTGGACTTGTCTCGGAACGCCATCGAGACCATCGGCCCCGCCGCCTTCGCGGGCCTGGCCGCGGGCCTGCGGCTGCTGGACCTGTCTCACAACCGCATCCGCAGGATCCCCAAGGATGCCCTGGGCCAGCTCAGTGCCAAGGTCCGCCTGGCTCACAACCCCCTGCACTGCGAGTGTGCCCTGCAGGAGGCCCTGTGGGAGCTGAAGCTGGACCCCGACTCGGTGGACGAGATCGCCTGCCACAGCTCGGAGCAGGAGGAGTACGTGGGCAAGCCGCTGATCCAGGCTCTGGACGCTGGTGTCAGCTTCTGCAGCGTCCAGCACAAGACCACCGACGTGGCCATGCTGGTCACCATGTTCGGCTGGTTCACCATGGTGATCGCCTACGTCGTGTACTACGTGCGACAGAACCAGGAGGACGCCAGGAGGCACCTGGAGTACCTGAAGTCCCTGCCCAGCACCCCCGCCGCCAAGGACCCCCTCAGCCCCGCCCCCTAG